In the genome of Gadus morhua chromosome 14, gadMor3.0, whole genome shotgun sequence, one region contains:
- the LOC115559020 gene encoding myoblast determination protein 1 homolog 1, giving the protein MDLPDIPFPLSSTDDFYDDPCFNTSDMHFFEDLDPRLVHVSLLKSEDSHHNEDEHIRAPSGHHQAGRCLLWACKACKRKTTNADRRKAATMRERRRLSKVNDAFETLKRCTSTNPNQRLPKVEILRNAISYIESLQALLRGGQEDTYFQVQMDPYSGDSDASSPRSNCSDGMMDFNGPPCTTKNYDSSYFKETPNDSKSKKSVISSLECLSSIVQRITTEPAASTHTCHEGSEGSPSPPQSGSEDASPLSSDSCGTTSGDPSTNYQVL; this is encoded by the exons ATGGATTTGCCGGATATTCCTTTCCCTCTGTCCTCCACAGATGACTTCTATGATGACCCTTGTTTTAACACCAGCGACATGCACTTCTTTGAGGACCTTGACCCAAGACTCGTGCACGTCAGTCTCCTAAAGTCGGAAGACAGCCACCACAACGAGGACGAGCACATCCGGGCGCCGAGTGGACACCACCAGGCCGGCAGGTGTCTTCTATGGGCGTGCAAAGCCTGCAAGAGGAAGACCACGAACGCGGACCGCAGGAAAGCGGCTACCATGCGGGAGAGGCGACGACTCAGCAAAGTCAACGACGCGTTTGAGACACTGAAGCGATGTACCTCCACCAACCCCAACCAGAGGCTCCCAAAGGTGGAGATCCTCAGGAACGCCATCAGTTACATCGAGTCGCTGCAGGCCCTACTGCgtggaggacaggaggacacTTACTTCCAGGTGCAAATGGATCCCTACAGCGGGGACTCGGACGCTTCCAGCCCTCGGTCCAACTGCTCCGACGGCATG ATGGATTTCAACGGTCCCCCATGTACAACGAAGAACTATGACAGCTCTTACTTTAAAGAAACGCCAAATG ATTCCAAAAGCAAAAAATCGGTCATTTCCAGCCTGGAGTGCCTCTCGAGCATCGTCCAGCGGATCACCACGGAGCCCGCGGCCAGCACTCACACGTGTCATGAGGGGTCGGAAGGCAGCCCCAGCCCTCCTCAGAGCGGCTCCGAGGACGCCAGCCCCTTGTCGTCTGACAGCTGCGGGACGACCTCTGGGGACCCCAGCACAAACTACCAAGTGTTGTGA